The DNA window TCGCGCCTTTTTCCTTCAGCGCCTGCTCATACCCCAGTGCACCTTGCCGTGCCGCCTGATTGGCCAGTTGGATGGCCTCGTCATACTGGCCGGACTTGGCGAGTCCCTCGGCATCCTTGATCAGCTGCGCGGTATCGCGCCACTCGCCGCCAACGGAATCGGCTTGCTTGCGCGCTGCCTCCGCCGCCGTGATCGCTTGCTTGGCCTTGCTGGCCGCGTCGGTATCCGCAACCTTGCCGCTGGACGCCTGTTCGTAGGCGAAGCGATCCTGCCGGGCGGCCTTGTCGGCAAGTTCGACCGCCTTGGTGTATTGGCGCGAGGGAAGCAGCCCCTCGGCTTCCTCGATCATGGCGGCGGTGTCGGGCGAGGTCGCCTGGACGGACGCCGCCTGTTCATGGGCGGCCCTGGCCGCGGCGATGGCCTGCTCGGCATCGGAGCGGTGGGTTGCCCAGGCATTGGGCACGGCTATCATCAGGGCCGCGATCAGGGCGCCCACTGGAAGACTACGATTTTTCATTTGGTTAACACTCCTTTCTCGTCTCTTATGCGTGCGGGAGGAACACAAGCGCCTCCCGGCGAATGTGGACTGGCCGAATTATTTACGCGCGGCGGGGCCGTTGAGTTCCAGTCCATTGTTGACGTAGGTAAGGAAAAATTCGAGGTTCCGATATTCCTCGCCCTGGGCCGGAAACGCCTTGGCACGTACCTGTTCGTTACAGCCCGAGAAGCGTCGGTGCAGGGTACCCATCTCGCCCCATTTCGAGCGATAGACCGGCCAGTGTGTCGTGTGGCCGAGGGCCGGGCTTAGAATCTCGGTGCGCAGCGTGGTGCCCGAGTTGCCGAAGTGACAGTGGGCACAGGAAAAATTCAACTGGCCGCGACGGGCGAAATAGAATTCCCTGCCTTTTTCATAGGCCGCGATGGCGCGCGGGTCATCGCTCGGAATCTCGACGTTGGTGATCTGGCCACGCGACTCGAAGGCGATGTACGCGAGCAAGTCGGCGATCGGACCCTTTTTATAAGACAGCGGCTTTTCGCCATTGGTCTCGCGGCACTGGTTGATTGCCAGCGGCAGGGTCATGACCTGACCAAGCTTCCGATCCCAATGCGGGTATTTGTTCGCGATCGCCGGGCCGTCCGAGAAACAATCCTGGTAGCGCTTGCCATTGGCGAATGGCGTATTCCACATCGTTTCGCCGCTGCTGATGGCGTTCTCGTAGGGTGGGAATTCCTCGATCGCCTCCCAGTTTTCGCGCCCGACGGCGTCGATGGCATAGGCGCCGTTCTTGAAGTCATCTTCGGGAACATTCGGAAATCGTTGCTTGAAATAGGACTGGAAGGTGGCCTTGTCCTCTTCCGGGGTGGTGGCGATGGTCGGGGTTGCGATGGTGCAGACCAGGGTCGCGGCAATCAGCGAAAGACTTGTTTTATTCATGTCGTGCTGCCTCCGGTGATGATGGCTTAGAGAGACCAGATGTACTCGACGACATCGACGAACTCTTTTCGGGTCAGGATCTCATGCTTGCCAAAGGGCGGCATCACCACCTCCGGGTTCTTGACGGTGGCGTCCCAGATCTGGGTCGCGAGCGCCTGTTTGCTCGGGTAACGGGTCTGCATGGCGATCAGCACCGGACCGATCGCGCCGGGTCCGTTGGCGCCCGGCATCGCGTGACAGGCGACGCAATTGCCCTTGGCACGGTCGTTCGCCACGAGTTTTCCGGCGGCAGTGTCGCCGGAGAGTTCCAGATCCGCCGGCAGTTCCGCGAATGCCGCGCCGGTCGTCAGGGCCGAGAGACCCAGCGACAGGGCGAGCAGGCGTGGACGGGATAAACGCATCAAAGACATGACAAAAGCCTCCTTAAAGCTCTACCGAGGTCGAAGCCGTGGGGGCGGATGGCTCCGATCCCCGGCGATTGTTATTGGTCTGCACAGCCGCTCCAAGATGACGTCGCGCCGGTGGCGGGCAACGCTATGCGTGGAATCGTCGTGGCCGAATCCTAGCACGGGCTCAGGTGAATGCACGACTCCGGCGATGGGTCTTTTGCCCTGAAAGTCGCTGCAGGCGCTCCACATCGGGCCATGCCGGGAATTCCCGCGCGTTCGTACTCGCGATGCCGTCCGCGCGCCGCTTCGAGTATCATGCTGGCGCAAGACCCTGGACCCTGCATTGGGTTTAAGATTCGGTGGGTCACCCCGAGGAGTTATCCCGTGCTTGAATTGATGTATGCCGGCGGCTGGCTGATGGCGCCGATCCTTGCCTGTTCCGTCATCGCCACCGCGGTCGTGATCGAACGCGCCTGGACCCTGCGGCGCCGG is part of the Thiocystis violascens DSM 198 genome and encodes:
- the soxA gene encoding sulfur oxidation c-type cytochrome SoxA; the protein is MNKTSLSLIAATLVCTIATPTIATTPEEDKATFQSYFKQRFPNVPEDDFKNGAYAIDAVGRENWEAIEEFPPYENAISSGETMWNTPFANGKRYQDCFSDGPAIANKYPHWDRKLGQVMTLPLAINQCRETNGEKPLSYKKGPIADLLAYIAFESRGQITNVEIPSDDPRAIAAYEKGREFYFARRGQLNFSCAHCHFGNSGTTLRTEILSPALGHTTHWPVYRSKWGEMGTLHRRFSGCNEQVRAKAFPAQGEEYRNLEFFLTYVNNGLELNGPAARK
- the soxX gene encoding sulfur oxidation c-type cytochrome SoxX — its product is MSLMRLSRPRLLALSLGLSALTTGAAFAELPADLELSGDTAAGKLVANDRAKGNCVACHAMPGANGPGAIGPVLIAMQTRYPSKQALATQIWDATVKNPEVVMPPFGKHEILTRKEFVDVVEYIWSL